A DNA window from Vigna angularis cultivar LongXiaoDou No.4 chromosome 1, ASM1680809v1, whole genome shotgun sequence contains the following coding sequences:
- the LOC108321201 gene encoding uncharacterized protein LOC108321201 isoform X1, with the protein MAFGSSEDVSAIKLLLLLAVMYGLLSALTYSVVHLKFVNPLGNDAPLDRFSEGRTIQHVRMLSQEIDGRQEGRPGLKKAAEYIKGQLEVLKERASSNVRIEIEETTVSGSFNMLFLGHNIALGYRNHTNIIMRMSSMASKETDPSVLVNGHFDSPLGSPGAGDCGSCVASMLEIARLIVDSGWVPHRPVIFLFNGAEELFMLGSHGFMKTHKWRDTIGAFINVEASGTGGPDLVCQSGPSSWPSNVYAEAAIYPMANSAAADVFPVIPGDTDYRIFSQDYGNIPGLDIIFLLGGYFYHTSSDTVERLLPGSIQARGENLFSIIKTFTNSSKLQNTYQTNYSEVTTSIFNDERAVFFDYFSWFMIFYSRRVAKILHSIPIFFLVFPFTHGRSHSWSAALCDFIKGIFIHTFGIILAVVVPVVFSILRLLLSSQTMNWFANPYLAFLMFVPCALTGLLIPRIIWRRFPLSQDVSIVKASEQALSDEASFWGGFGFYAILTMAYLVAGLSGGFVTFFVCASMLPAWLFFCLSVKFFGQRSLRSTMFYILPLVPCLAYSVYFGGFLVQFLIEKMGMMGSLPLPYGHYVPDIIVAALIGIVTGWCTGPLMPICGHWLARSSILQFLLHLSVFGLALSSQFFPYTTSAPKRIVFQHTFHTAGSSQILESTYDFSVTDSNSLLFLFKHSPEVAKELNVTSEFSFESASFSKRNDWMAIFPVSFLFSNSLKFPAQKDDILKQYEYFPELSIQNSSLNSVKGPRRVHLELSLGSLQEVWVAVLNITGPLSSWSFADNLLPGTEIFGGGPQSYICRLSGPSDGNWTFWLEANSSEALRVDVAVLDQKLVDPMKRLKDLFPDWVDVTAYSSFMSSYIL; encoded by the exons ATGGCGTTCGGGTCTTCCGAGGATGTCTCCGCTATCAAATTATTGCTCCTTCTGGCGGTCATGTACGGACTTCTGTCGGCGCTGACCTACTCCGTTGTCCACTTGAAGTTCGTGAATCCTCTCGGGAACGACGCGCCGCTCGATCGATTCTCTGAAGGAAGAACTATACAACATGTTCGAATGTTGTCCCAAGAGATCGACGGTCGTCAA GAAGGGCGTCCTGGTTTAAAAAAGGCAGCAGAATATATTAAGGGTCAGTTGGAAGTACTAAAGGAGCGAGCTAGCTCCAATGTCAG AATTGAGATTGAGGAGACTACTGTAAGTGGTTCCTTCAATATGTTGTTTTTGGGACACAACATAGCCCTTGGATACAGAAATCATACTAATATTATTATGAG GATGTCATCTATGGCTTCAAAAGAGACTGATCCATCAGTTTTAGTGAATGGACATTTTGATAGTCCCCTTGGTTCCCCTGGTGCTGGTGACTGTGGTTCATGTGTTG CATCTATGCTGGAAATTGCAAGACTAATAGTCGACTCTGGTTGGGTTCCCCACCGCCCagttattttcctttttaatggTGCTGAGGAACTTTTTATGTTG GGTTCACATGGGTTCATGAAGACACATAAGTGGCGTGACACAATAGGAGCTTTTATAAATGTGGAGGCATCAGGGACTGGAGGGCCTG ATTTAGTTTGCCAATCTGGACCAAGTTCTTGGCCTTCTAATGTCTACGCAGAAGCAGCAATATACCCTATGGCTAATAGTGCAGCTGCG GATGTTTTCCCTGTTATTCCTGGAGATACTGATTACCGGATATTTTCCCAAGACTATGGGAATATTCCTGGGCTTGACATTATATTTCTCCTTGGTGGATACTTTTACCATACCTCATCTGATACAGTAGAGAGACTGTT GCCTGGAAGCATCCAAGCACGTGGAGAAAATTTGTTTAGCATAATCAAGACATTTACTAATTCTTCTAAGCTACAAAACACCTATCAGACAAATTACAGTGAAGTTACCACGAGCATATTCAATGATGAGCGGGCTGTATTCTTTGATTATTTCTCATGGTTTATG ATATTTTATTCCAGAAGAGTGGCTAAAATTCTTCATAGTATTCCTATCTTCTTCCTTGTTTTTCCCTTTACACATGGTAGATCACATTCTTGGTCAGCAGCCTTGTGTGATTTTATAAAAG GTATTTTTATCCACACATTTGGAATTATATTGGCAGTTGTTGTTCCTGTTGTGTTTTCTATCTTGAGATTACTGTTGTCTTCTCAGACAATGAATTG GTTTGCTAATCCATACTTGGCTTTCCTGATGTTTGTACCCTGTGCACTTACTGGGCTTTTAATTCCAAGAATTATCTGGAGACGCTTTCCACTTTCTCAAGACGTTTCAATTGTCAAGGCATCTGAACAG GCACTATCTGATGAAGCAAGCTTCTGGGGAGGATTTGGATTCTATGCCATATTAACTATG GCTTATCTTGTAGCTGGGCTGAGTGGAGGTTTTGTGACATTTTTTGTGTGCGCTTCCATGCTTCCTGCGTGGTTATTTTTTTGCCTGTCAGTCAAATTCTTTGGACAAAGGTCACTCAG GTCTACAATGTTTTACATATTACCTCTAGTTCCATGCCTTGCATATTCTGTTTATTTTGGTGGCTTTCTTGTCCAGTTTCTGATAGAGAAGATGGGAATGATGGGTTCTCTTCCTCTACCATATG GGCACTATGTTCCTGATATTATTGTGGCTGCATTAATTGGAATTGTGACTGGTTGGTGCACAGGCCCTCTAATGCCCATATGTGGGCATTGGTTAGCCAGGTCATCCATCTTGCAATTTCTGCTTCATCTTAGTGTGTTTGGTTTAGCTTTATCATCTCAGTTTTTTCCTTACACCACGTCTGCACCTAAGAGGATTGTTTTTCAGCATACTTTCCACACTGCAG GCTCTAGTCAGATTCTGGAATCCACTTATGATTTTTCTGTAACTGATTCCAATtctttacttttccttttcaaacACTCACCTGAAGTGGCAAAGGAATTGAATGTTACTTCAGAGTTTTCATTTGAATCTGCATCATTTTCTAAACGCAATGATTGGATG GCAATTTTTCCagtttcttttctcttttcaaacAGTCTGAAGTTCCCTGCACAAAAAGATGATATTTTGAAACAGTATGAGTACTTTCCAGAATTGTCTAttcaaaattcatcattaaATTCTGTAAAAGGACCGAGAAGAGTTCACTTGGAGCTTTCTTTAGG CTCCTTGCAAGAGGTCTGGGTTGCGGTTCTCAACATAACTGGTCCTTTATCAAGTTGGTCATTTGCAGATAATCTGCTTCCAG GAACTGAAATCTTTGGTGGTGGTCCACAATCATATATATGTCGTCTTAGTGGTCCTAGTGATGGGAATTGGACCTTCTGGTTAGAG GCTAATAGCTCTGAAGCATTAAGAGTCGACGTTGCAGTTTTAGACCAAAAGTTGGTTGATCCAATGAAGAGATTGAAGGATCTTTTCCCTGACTGGGTTGATGTTACGGCCTATTCAAGTTTTATGTCTAGCTATATCTTATAA
- the LOC108321201 gene encoding uncharacterized protein LOC108321201 isoform X2 codes for MSSMASKETDPSVLVNGHFDSPLGSPGAGDCGSCVASMLEIARLIVDSGWVPHRPVIFLFNGAEELFMLGSHGFMKTHKWRDTIGAFINVEASGTGGPDLVCQSGPSSWPSNVYAEAAIYPMANSAAADVFPVIPGDTDYRIFSQDYGNIPGLDIIFLLGGYFYHTSSDTVERLLPGSIQARGENLFSIIKTFTNSSKLQNTYQTNYSEVTTSIFNDERAVFFDYFSWFMIFYSRRVAKILHSIPIFFLVFPFTHGRSHSWSAALCDFIKGIFIHTFGIILAVVVPVVFSILRLLLSSQTMNWFANPYLAFLMFVPCALTGLLIPRIIWRRFPLSQDVSIVKASEQALSDEASFWGGFGFYAILTMAYLVAGLSGGFVTFFVCASMLPAWLFFCLSVKFFGQRSLRSTMFYILPLVPCLAYSVYFGGFLVQFLIEKMGMMGSLPLPYGHYVPDIIVAALIGIVTGWCTGPLMPICGHWLARSSILQFLLHLSVFGLALSSQFFPYTTSAPKRIVFQHTFHTAGSSQILESTYDFSVTDSNSLLFLFKHSPEVAKELNVTSEFSFESASFSKRNDWMAIFPVSFLFSNSLKFPAQKDDILKQYEYFPELSIQNSSLNSVKGPRRVHLELSLGSLQEVWVAVLNITGPLSSWSFADNLLPGTEIFGGGPQSYICRLSGPSDGNWTFWLEANSSEALRVDVAVLDQKLVDPMKRLKDLFPDWVDVTAYSSFMSSYIL; via the exons ATGTCATCTATGGCTTCAAAAGAGACTGATCCATCAGTTTTAGTGAATGGACATTTTGATAGTCCCCTTGGTTCCCCTGGTGCTGGTGACTGTGGTTCATGTGTTG CATCTATGCTGGAAATTGCAAGACTAATAGTCGACTCTGGTTGGGTTCCCCACCGCCCagttattttcctttttaatggTGCTGAGGAACTTTTTATGTTG GGTTCACATGGGTTCATGAAGACACATAAGTGGCGTGACACAATAGGAGCTTTTATAAATGTGGAGGCATCAGGGACTGGAGGGCCTG ATTTAGTTTGCCAATCTGGACCAAGTTCTTGGCCTTCTAATGTCTACGCAGAAGCAGCAATATACCCTATGGCTAATAGTGCAGCTGCG GATGTTTTCCCTGTTATTCCTGGAGATACTGATTACCGGATATTTTCCCAAGACTATGGGAATATTCCTGGGCTTGACATTATATTTCTCCTTGGTGGATACTTTTACCATACCTCATCTGATACAGTAGAGAGACTGTT GCCTGGAAGCATCCAAGCACGTGGAGAAAATTTGTTTAGCATAATCAAGACATTTACTAATTCTTCTAAGCTACAAAACACCTATCAGACAAATTACAGTGAAGTTACCACGAGCATATTCAATGATGAGCGGGCTGTATTCTTTGATTATTTCTCATGGTTTATG ATATTTTATTCCAGAAGAGTGGCTAAAATTCTTCATAGTATTCCTATCTTCTTCCTTGTTTTTCCCTTTACACATGGTAGATCACATTCTTGGTCAGCAGCCTTGTGTGATTTTATAAAAG GTATTTTTATCCACACATTTGGAATTATATTGGCAGTTGTTGTTCCTGTTGTGTTTTCTATCTTGAGATTACTGTTGTCTTCTCAGACAATGAATTG GTTTGCTAATCCATACTTGGCTTTCCTGATGTTTGTACCCTGTGCACTTACTGGGCTTTTAATTCCAAGAATTATCTGGAGACGCTTTCCACTTTCTCAAGACGTTTCAATTGTCAAGGCATCTGAACAG GCACTATCTGATGAAGCAAGCTTCTGGGGAGGATTTGGATTCTATGCCATATTAACTATG GCTTATCTTGTAGCTGGGCTGAGTGGAGGTTTTGTGACATTTTTTGTGTGCGCTTCCATGCTTCCTGCGTGGTTATTTTTTTGCCTGTCAGTCAAATTCTTTGGACAAAGGTCACTCAG GTCTACAATGTTTTACATATTACCTCTAGTTCCATGCCTTGCATATTCTGTTTATTTTGGTGGCTTTCTTGTCCAGTTTCTGATAGAGAAGATGGGAATGATGGGTTCTCTTCCTCTACCATATG GGCACTATGTTCCTGATATTATTGTGGCTGCATTAATTGGAATTGTGACTGGTTGGTGCACAGGCCCTCTAATGCCCATATGTGGGCATTGGTTAGCCAGGTCATCCATCTTGCAATTTCTGCTTCATCTTAGTGTGTTTGGTTTAGCTTTATCATCTCAGTTTTTTCCTTACACCACGTCTGCACCTAAGAGGATTGTTTTTCAGCATACTTTCCACACTGCAG GCTCTAGTCAGATTCTGGAATCCACTTATGATTTTTCTGTAACTGATTCCAATtctttacttttccttttcaaacACTCACCTGAAGTGGCAAAGGAATTGAATGTTACTTCAGAGTTTTCATTTGAATCTGCATCATTTTCTAAACGCAATGATTGGATG GCAATTTTTCCagtttcttttctcttttcaaacAGTCTGAAGTTCCCTGCACAAAAAGATGATATTTTGAAACAGTATGAGTACTTTCCAGAATTGTCTAttcaaaattcatcattaaATTCTGTAAAAGGACCGAGAAGAGTTCACTTGGAGCTTTCTTTAGG CTCCTTGCAAGAGGTCTGGGTTGCGGTTCTCAACATAACTGGTCCTTTATCAAGTTGGTCATTTGCAGATAATCTGCTTCCAG GAACTGAAATCTTTGGTGGTGGTCCACAATCATATATATGTCGTCTTAGTGGTCCTAGTGATGGGAATTGGACCTTCTGGTTAGAG GCTAATAGCTCTGAAGCATTAAGAGTCGACGTTGCAGTTTTAGACCAAAAGTTGGTTGATCCAATGAAGAGATTGAAGGATCTTTTCCCTGACTGGGTTGATGTTACGGCCTATTCAAGTTTTATGTCTAGCTATATCTTATAA